In the genome of Mucilaginibacter sp. 14171R-50, the window ATTTAGAGATAATGTGACGCAGCCCTTTATGCGGCGCTGCAAATGATCTGATACTTGACATGGCTTTTAAAATTGATGTAATACAAAATTGCCATTATACCCATGGCTGTAATTGTAAAAAATCGTTTATTAACGGCCGGAGAAGAAATTTTCCGGAGACTCGCCGGTGAAATTTTTGAATGCTTTAATAAAGTGCGCCTGATCGTAAAAACCTGAGTGATACCCCAGATCGGTTAAGGGCTGCCCCTGGTAGTGCTCTTGCAGCGTATGCTTTAGCCGCACAATGTTTGCAAACTTTTTAGGTGAGGTGCCTACTACCCGCCTAAATCTTTTCTCAAGTGGGCTCTGACTGGTGTTTAATATTGTTAACAATTCCCCTATCCTGATATTACCCTTATGCCGATTGATCAATGTAACGGCAGCTGCTACTAAAGGGTCCGGGTTTACCGGCTTCATCCGTTGCAGCAGGAAACGCTCAACCAGCCTTATGCGTCCTACATCTGCTTTTGCCTCACAAAGCTGTTCCTCAAGGACCATCAACTCCGAAGCAAGCATAAAATGATCCAATGAAAGGCTTGCACCAAAAAGCTCGTGCATAGGTATATTGAAAAAAGGCGCTGCGCCCCCTTCGGCAAAAAAGACCAGTACCGTACCGATGTTTGCCGAATTGTTAAATACCCGGTAACTATCCCTCAACCCTGTAATGCCGGCGCTTGCAAGGGGTGTTTCAGAGCCGTACTCAAGGTACGACAGCTTTCCCCGGTATTGAAAACCAATCACCAGGCCGCTATCGGGCAGAACTTTATAAGTATCTGCAGCAGCATTTTCTGAAATGACAAACGACTTCACAAACGGTTTTAATGCATCGCACGGAGTATAGGTATCGAACTTCATCTTAAAAAAACCGTCTTATGCCTTGCATTTACTATAACTGCTGTTGGCTTACAACAGCGGTATAGGCTATCGTACGCATGCTTTATTTCGCCGGGTTGTGTCGTATCTTCTCGTCGTACAGTACTATTTTACCGTTTTTAAGTAAAACGTCATCCGTGTAATAAAGCGAATCGGTTTTGCCTTTTTTATCAGTCCATTTTTCCATGTACCACAGGGTAACCCAGGTGTCTTTTTTATCCGGGTAATAGGTTGTCATCCACGATTCAAACTCCTTTGATACCGAAACCAAATCACCGCGCATTTGGCCGATAATGTTTGCCAGACTGTCCTTTTTACCCGTAAACGCAAAATTATCTGCCAAAAAGGTAACGGTATCTGCAAAGCTTGCCACGGCCCCCTTAATGTCGCCATCTACATACTTTTTTAAACAGTTAAGTACTATCTGCGCGTTCTTTTCGTCGCCCTTCTCCCATTTTATAGAATATTTGGGCTTAAACGGGTAATTGAGGGTCGAAACGGTGTCGGCTTTAGTTTGCCCTGTAGTATTTGTTTGCTTACAGCTTATTAATGCAAAGGCTAATATGGCAAGTGCAAGTATTTGTTTCATGGTTTAAAGGTTGATTATCAAATAGTTTATATTGATAAATATATGAAATTGAATTATATAATGGACACCTACCTGTTCAATAGAGCAAAATTTATTAGCTTTATATTATGCTATACATCACCCAGCTTATTTACGTCAAACCAGGTCAAGAAAATGTTTTTCACCAGTTTGAAGATATCGCCATCCCCCTAATTGAAAAATATAACGGCACTTTAATGCTGCGCGTGCGGCCGGATGAGCAGGCTGTGATAGAAAGCAATATAGATGCGCCTTACGAAATTCACCTGGTAGAATTTAAAGGCGAGCAGGATCTTGATAACTTTATGAAAGATGAGGAACGGAAAAAGTTCCTTCACCTTAAAGAACAGTCCATAGAATCTGTTATGCTGATAAAAGGTGTAAAAATGTAAATAACAAGCCTATAACCTTTATGCACCACACTTGTTATTTTTATCAGGACATTATTTTGCCCTTACAAAATCCAGGTCCTGAAAATCGTAGCTGAAATCGGTAGCAGGCGAAATAGGTTTCATTTTAAAGCCCAGCGGTTTACCATTTTCGTCGGTGGTAAACATTACAAAGGCATCGGCATCCATACTGCGCTTGTTCCACTTTACTACGTAAGTATTGCCTTTATAGTAAAACATTTGCCCTAACAGCAGCGGAGAGCGTTTAGCGGCAAACCAAAGTTGTCCGTCCTTTTGGCTGATGGTAGCATCGCCCAGCCAGTTATCGTGATAAGTGCCTGCATATATGCTGCCATCTGCCCAGACTTTCTTTTGCTCGTCCACCTGTTTCCAAACAGCATCAACAACTGCAGTAGCGCCGCCGGCATTCATTTTTTCTACATCGCTGTAAAGTTTTACCCAGTCCTTACCGGTATCGCCAATGTAGCTGTCAACAATCTCGTTAGTTACCGAGGTAAAAGCCGCGCCCGACTGCTGGTTGGTTAGTACAATAACCCCCAGTTTAATTTCGGGGAACAGGGTAACCTGGGTGACCATACCATCTAACCCGCCGGTATGGCTTGCTTTTAAATAGCCCTTAGCATCGTTTAAAAACCAGCCTAAACCATAGCCGCTAAAATGTGTGTTGTAAGGCCCGGGTACGCTAACGGGCAGCGCGGTTTGCACCGTCCACATTTCGTGGTGCATACGGCTGCTAAATAAGCGCTTACTTAGGTTATCGCCATATTTACCATCATTCATTTGCATAATAATCCACTTGCTCAGGTCGTTTACGCTACTGTAAATACCACCTGCGGCATTGGTAGGCTCGCTGGTGCTACGTGGTATCACCACCACTTTACCATTTACCGGGGCGTGCGCGTCAATATAATTTCTTGTGTTTTTGATCCGGCTGTACGAGGCGAAGCTCCCCGACATTTGCAGCGGCTTCATGATGCGGGTTTCAATGAAATCTTCCCAGCTCATACCGCTTACACGGGCAATAATCTCTCCGGCTACAATATACATCTGGTTATCGTAATCAAACTTACTGCGAAAGCTGCTCGCGGGTTTTAAGTAGCGCAGGTTGTGTATAATATCCTTTACCTTAAAATCAGCCGAATCGGGGAAGATCATCAGGTCTCCTGCTCCAAGCCTCAATCCGCTGCGGTGGGTAAGCAGATCGCGTATGGTAAATTCGGCCGTAACATATGGGTCGTACATTTTAAATTCGGGGATGTAGTCGGTAACCTTGTCATCAAGCTTAAGCTTTTGCTCGTCTGCCAGCATGCCTATTGCTGCGGCTGTAAAAGCTTTACTGTTTGATGCAATGCCAAACAGCGTGTTGCCATCAACCTTTTGTTTAGTGCGCAGCGATGCAACACCATAGCCGTTTGAATAAACCAGCTTACCGTCTTTAACAACAGCCACGGCAATCCCCGGCACATCAAAGGTTTTCAGTGCCAGCTGCACCAGGCTATCAATTTTTTCCGGGGCCATTTGCGCTTTTACGGTGTTTACGCTTAACGTGCCTGATAAAACGGCGATTGAGAACAGGTATCTCAGCTTCATGTGTGTGGTTTTGATTGGTTGAATATAAGTATTATTTATAATGCTAATACACCAGAAATAGCGGCGCGTATCTATCAATGGACAAGAACTGACATGAGGCTTGTGTTATTGGACACAACCTTGAAAAATTGACAGCTATCGGCTGTAATATTTTCACTTTCTGTGCAAATTTTTCAGTCATTCCTACTTCTTTTTGCTTTGGCATTGAGGTTGATACCTTTAATATGAGTTTAATTATTTATTAGTTTAATCATTAAAATTATTTAAGGAGGACAACCGATGACACTGGTTAAATTTAATTCCGACAAAAGAAGCAACGGTTCGTTAATGCCCGGCTTTAACGATGTTTTTGATTCGATCTTCAACGACACATTTTTTAGCGACCGCATGGTAGCCCGCGTGCCGGCGGCTAATATCAGCGAAACGGAAGATCATTTTCATGTGGAACTGGCAGCGCCAGGCTTAAAAAAAGAGGATTTTAAAATAAACCTTGACCGCAATGTGCTGAACATTTCGGTGGAAACCCAAAATGAAAACAACAATACGCAAAAGAATTACAGCAAACGCGAGTACAGCTATAGTTCGTTCGTGCGTTCGTTCACACTGCCCGAAACCGCCGATTATGAGAACATCGAAGCTGGCTACAGCGATGGTATATTAAAGATAGACATTGCCAAACGCGAAGAGGCTAAAGCGGTGCGCAGGCAAATAGAGATAAAATAAGTTTTAGTATAGCAGCTAATAAGGAGGCCCCTGTATAGAGGGCCTTTCTTATTTCCCTGTTAATTTTTTCAAAACCAGCGGCGCTACTATTTCCCGGGCCCCGTTTTCATCAGGATGTATCCCGTCGGGTACGTATTTAAGATATTCGGCCGTCCCCCGGTTTAATATTTTCTTCCAGTTGTTGTAATGATCAATTAAC includes:
- a CDS encoding helix-turn-helix domain-containing protein; the protein is MKFDTYTPCDALKPFVKSFVISENAAADTYKVLPDSGLVIGFQYRGKLSYLEYGSETPLASAGITGLRDSYRVFNNSANIGTVLVFFAEGGAAPFFNIPMHELFGASLSLDHFMLASELMVLEEQLCEAKADVGRIRLVERFLLQRMKPVNPDPLVAAAVTLINRHKGNIRIGELLTILNTSQSPLEKRFRRVVGTSPKKFANIVRLKHTLQEHYQGQPLTDLGYHSGFYDQAHFIKAFKNFTGESPENFFSGR
- a CDS encoding DUF1330 domain-containing protein; this translates as MLYITQLIYVKPGQENVFHQFEDIAIPLIEKYNGTLMLRVRPDEQAVIESNIDAPYEIHLVEFKGEQDLDNFMKDEERKKFLHLKEQSIESVMLIKGVKM
- a CDS encoding serine hydrolase, coding for MKLRYLFSIAVLSGTLSVNTVKAQMAPEKIDSLVQLALKTFDVPGIAVAVVKDGKLVYSNGYGVASLRTKQKVDGNTLFGIASNSKAFTAAAIGMLADEQKLKLDDKVTDYIPEFKMYDPYVTAEFTIRDLLTHRSGLRLGAGDLMIFPDSADFKVKDIIHNLRYLKPASSFRSKFDYDNQMYIVAGEIIARVSGMSWEDFIETRIMKPLQMSGSFASYSRIKNTRNYIDAHAPVNGKVVVIPRSTSEPTNAAGGIYSSVNDLSKWIIMQMNDGKYGDNLSKRLFSSRMHHEMWTVQTALPVSVPGPYNTHFSGYGLGWFLNDAKGYLKASHTGGLDGMVTQVTLFPEIKLGVIVLTNQQSGAAFTSVTNEIVDSYIGDTGKDWVKLYSDVEKMNAGGATAVVDAVWKQVDEQKKVWADGSIYAGTYHDNWLGDATISQKDGQLWFAAKRSPLLLGQMFYYKGNTYVVKWNKRSMDADAFVMFTTDENGKPLGFKMKPISPATDFSYDFQDLDFVRAK
- a CDS encoding Hsp20/alpha crystallin family protein → MTLVKFNSDKRSNGSLMPGFNDVFDSIFNDTFFSDRMVARVPAANISETEDHFHVELAAPGLKKEDFKINLDRNVLNISVETQNENNNTQKNYSKREYSYSSFVRSFTLPETADYENIEAGYSDGILKIDIAKREEAKAVRRQIEIK